CGACGCCCCAGACCGTCCCGGCCACGTGGTCGACGTCGAGGCCGAGGTGGTCAACGTGGAGCTGGGCGTTGGGTGCGAACTTGCCGGTCACGAGCAGGACCTGCCCGCCGTGACGGCGTACGGCAGCGAGGGCTTCGTGGGCGCCGGGGAACGCGGGGACCGTGGTGATGCAGTGGTCGGGGTAGAGCGACCGGAAGCGGTCGATCGCGGGTGCCACCGCGTCAACCGACAGGTGTGGGGCGAGGATGGCGTCGAGCGGCGGGCCGAGCCGCGCGGTCATCTCCTCGACCGGGAAGTCCACGCCGAGCTCGGCGCCGAGTGCAGTCAGCGTGGCCCGGAAGCCGGGCGCGGTGTCGATGAGCGTCATGTCCAGGTCGAAGCCCACGGTGAGGCGAGCGGGCGTGCTGAGCATGGGGCCAGCGTAGGTCCGCCCTTTGATTCCCCACCAATCCCCTGCGAGCATGGACAGCTCGCCGGCACATTTGAGCTGCCGAGCAGATGGGAAGCATGACCTTGGGGACGACCAGGACCACCAGGACCGCGTCACGGCGACGCGCGCTCCGGGCTGCCCTGGTGCCGCTGCTCGTTGCCACGCTGGCCGCGTCGACGATGGCGTTGACGTCGTCGGCCGATGCCGATGACACCAGCGTGACCGAGCTCTATCTCGTCACTCTCACTGAACCCGGCTCCGCGGCACCCGAGGCACAGGCCACGCTCGCTGCCGAGCAGGACGTGCTCCTGTCGTCGGTCGCCGCCCCCGCCCCCGTCTACCGCTGGACCACCGCTCTCAACGGGTTCGCGACCCAGCTCACCGTCGAGCAGGCAGCGATGCTGAGCGCCGACGAGTCGGTGGTGCTCGTGGAGCCGGACGCGATCTTGCCCCTAGCCGCTGCCCCGCGCACTGCCTCGTCGGCTACTTCGATGGCGTCGCCGGCCAAGGCCAACCGGCGCCCACGTGGCGGCGCCGGCGTCGTGGTCGGCGTGATCGACTCCGGCATCGCCCCCGAGAGCCCGGTCTTCGCCGACACCCCCGCCCTCGGCCGCGAGCCCGAGCGGTTCGCCGGCGGCTGCTCGACCGGCCAGGACTGGACCACCGACATCTGCAACCGCAAGCTTGTTGGCGCGCGTTGGTACGTCGACGGCTTCGGCGTCGACCGGGTCCGCAGCTCCGAGTCCCTGTCGCCGCGCGACGTCACCGGTCACGGCACCCAGGTCGCCTCCGTGGCGGCCGGCAACGCCGGTGTCTCCGTGGCGGCTGACGACTGGTCCGGCACGTTCGGCGGAGTGGCACCGCAGGCCCGCATCGCCGCCTACAAGGCCTGCTGGTCGGCACCCGACCCCGCCGACGACGGCTGCTCGACGGCCGACCTCGTCACCGCCATCGACGCGGCCACGGCCGACCGGGTCGACGTACTCAACCTGTCGGTGGCCGGCCCCACCGCCTTCGACACCGTCGAGCGCGCGCTGCTCGGCGCCACCGAGAACGACATTGCCGTGATCGCGGCTGCCGGCAACGACGCCCGCCACCAGTACGCCGCGCACCCCGCGCCGTGGGTCACCACCGTCGGTGCGCTGGCAGGTTCGATCCGGGCCGGCCGGGTGAGCGTGCAGGGCGGGCCGAAACTGGAGGGCGCCACCCGTGCGGTCGAGTCGAGTGGCCGGGCGCGGATCGCCCTGGCCACCAACGTCGCCGCGTCCGGAGCCTCGCAGCGCGCAGCCAGCCAGTGCCGTGCCGGCTCGCTCGACGCCAGCCTGGCGGCCGGCACGATCGTCGTGTGCAGCCGGGGCGGGAACGCCCGGGTCGAGAAGTCACAGACCGTCCAGCACGCCGACGGTGTCGGCATGGTGCTGGTCAACCGCACTCGCGGCACGGTGGCCGATGACTTCCACAGCCTGCCGACGGTGCACCTCGAGGCACGCCAGGGGCGGGTGCTGCTCCACTGGCTGCGACGCCACCCCGCTGCCGAGGCCACCTTGCGCCCGCTCGACCGGCCCGCCGCGCCGCCCCGGCTGGCGCGCTGGTCGGCTCCCGGCGACCCGACCGCGGGCACCGTCAAGCCCGATCTCGTCGCCACTGCCACGGGTGTGCTCGGCGCCGTCCCGTCGGCCACCGGTCGCCGCTGGGACCTCTTCACCGGTACGTCGGCCGCGGCCGCCCAGGTGAGCGGAGTCGCCGCTCTCGTGCGGGCCCGGCACCGTGACTGGACCGCCGACCTGGTGCGTTCGGCCATCGCGACGACCGCCGTGCCCGTCGGCCGGGCCCCGAACGGGCTCGAGCAGGGTGCCGGCCGAAGCGCGGCCAAGGTCGCGGCGCGGCCCGGCCTCGCCTTCCCGGTCGGCCCGTCGTCCTTCCGCGACTATCTGGTCGGCGACCGCGCAGGCGCCGCCCTGAACACCCCGTCGATGCTGATCCGCGGCCACCACACGCTGACCCGGCGGGTCACCAACGTGAGCAGCCGGCCGATGTACTACTCGTCGCGAGCGGTCGGCTTCACCAACCACCGGGTGATGGTCCAGCCGGCGGCGATGACGCTGCGCCCCGGCCAGTCGACGACGTTCAGTGTCGATGTCACCGGGCCCACCGGACCCCACCCGCTCGACGCCGGCCAGGTAGTGTGGACCAGCGCCCGGGGCACCACGGTGCGGGTGCCGGTAGTGCTGGTGCGCTGAGTCGGTCCGTCGGCCTCAGGCCAGCCCGAGCTCCTTCGCCGACTGCTCCCGCATCTCGATCTTGCGGATCTTGCCGGTGACGGTGATGGGGAAGTCGTCGACCACCTTGACGTAGCGCGGCGCCTTGTAGTGCGCCAGCTTGCCGGAGCAGAAGGCACGTACGGCGTCCGCGTCGAGCGGCTCGGCGCCGGCCCGCATCTTGATCCAGGCGCACAGCTCCTCGCCGTACTTCTCGTCAGGTACTCCGATGACCTGGACGTCCTCGACGTCGGGGTGGGTGTAGAGGAACTCCTCGATCTCGCGCGGGTAGATGTTCTCGCCACCGCGGATCACCATGTCCTTGATGCGGCCCACGATGGTGCAATAGCCGTCGTCGCGCATGACCGCGAGGTCGCCCGTGTGCATCCACTTGTCGGAGTCGATGGCCTCACTGGTCTTGGCCTCGTCGACTTGTCCTGAGGAGCCGAGGGACGAGGCGTCTCGAAGGGGCCAGTAGCCCAGCATCACCGAGTAGCCGCGCGTGCAGAACTCACCGGTCTCACCGCGCTCCACCACCTCACCGGTCGCCGGGTCGACCACCTTGATCTCCACGTGCGGGTGGGCGCGGCCGATGCTCGCCGTACGCCGCTCGAGGTCGTCGTCGGATCGCGTCTGACACGACACCGGTGACGTCTCGGTCATCCCGTAGGCGATCGAGACCTCCGTCATGTGCATGTCGTCGATGCACCGCTTCATCACCTCAACCGGGCAGATCGAGCCGGCCATCACGCCGGTCCGCAGCGACGACAGGTCGTAGGTGCCGAAGTCGGGGTGGCTCTGCATCGCGATGAACATCGTGGGCACCCCGTAGACACCCGTGCACCGCTCGTCCTGCACGGTCTGCAGGGTGATGGCGGCGTCGAACGCCGGCGCCGGGATCACCATCGTCGAGCCGTGCGTGGTGCAGCCGAGGTTGCCCATCACCATGCCGAAGCAGTGGTAGAAGGGCACGGGGATGCAGAGCCGGTCCTCGTGGGTGAAGTTGATCAGCTCGGTGGTGAAGAAGCCGTTGTTGAGGATGTTGCGGTGGCTCAGGGTGGCGCCCTTGGGGTAGCCGGTCGTGCCCGACGTGTACTGGATGTTGATCGGGTCGTCCGGGCTCAGCCCGATCCGGCGCTCGTCGAGCTCGCCCGCTGACACGGAGTCGGCGCCCGCCAACAGGTCGTCCCAGTCGGACGTGCCGATGAAGACGACCTGCTTCAGGTCGGGGCACTGGTCACTGGTCTCGGTGACCATCGCGCGGTAGTCGCTGGTCTTGTGCGACTCGGCGCTCACCAGCATCCGCATGCCCGACTGGTTCACGGCGTAGGAGAACTCGTGGGTGCGGTACGCCGGGTTGACGTTGACCAGCACCGCACCGATCTTCGCGGTGGCGTACTGCACGAGCGTCCACTCGGCACAGTTCGGCGACCAGACGCCGACCCGGTCGCCCTTGCCGAGCCCGGCCGCCATCAGCGCCCGCGCGAGGCTGTCTACGTCGGCATTCAGCTCGGCCCAGGTCCAGCGGCGCCCCGAGGCGACCTCCACCAGCGCCTCACGATCCGCGTACGTCGTCGCGGTGCGCTCGAAGTTGGCCCCGATCGTCTCGTCGAGCAGGTCCGGGCTGGGCTCGCCAGCGGCGTAGGACTCCATGGTCGAAAAACCTACTTCGCCGCCGCCCCCTCGGATAGTCCAGTCACCTTCTGTCGCTCCGCCCATGGGACGAGGACCTAAGGTGACTGGACTAACGCGGGCAGCGAGTCAGCGGTGGGCGTCGCGGACGACCCGGTCGTGGCGGAGCGAGGACCCGCGGGTCTCCTTGGCGCAGAGCACGGCGACGATCGTGATGACCGATGCGATCGCGACGTAGATACCGACCGCCGTGGTGTTCTTCTCCTCCACGGTGCCGAGCAGCTCCAGGGCGATGATCGGGGCCAAGGCACCGGCGAAGATCGACGCGAGCTGGTAGCCCACCGAGGCGCCGGTGTAGCGGACCGAGGTGCCGAACAGCTCGGAGAAGAAGGCCGCCTGCGGCGCGTACATCAGCGAGTGGAAGATCAGCCCGACCGTCACCGCCAGCAGCACCTTGCCGGGGCTCATCGAGTCGAGCAGCCCGAAGAACACGAAGCCCCAGACACCGACGCCGACGGCGCCCGTCAGGTAGAGCGGACGACGGCCGACGCGGTCGGACAGGGCGCCGAGAGCCGGGATCAGGAAGAACTGGAAGCCTGCGGCGATCAGCAGCATCTTGAGGATCAGGCTCTTGTCGGCCTCGAGGTAGGTCGTCACGTAGCTGATCGAGATGACGGTGAAGATGTAGTACGAGATGTTCTCCGCCATCCGCATGCCCATGGCGATCAGGACCTCCTTGGGGTAGGTCTTGATCACCTCGAGGATCGGCAGGTGCGAGTCGGCCTGCTTCTTCTCCGCGATCTCTGCCTTGGCCTCGGCGTAGACCGGCGACTCCTCGAGCTGGAGGCGCACGTAGAGGCCGATCAGCACGAGCACGGCCGACAGCAGGAACGGGATGCGCCAGCCCCACGCCTCGAAGTCCGCGTCGCTCTGCACCGCGGCCAGGAGGAACAGCACACCGGTGGCGAGCAGGTTGCCCAGCGGTACGCCGGCCTGCGGCCACGACGACCAGAACCCACGGTT
This is a stretch of genomic DNA from Nocardioides sp. InS609-2. It encodes these proteins:
- a CDS encoding AMP-binding protein yields the protein MESYAAGEPSPDLLDETIGANFERTATTYADREALVEVASGRRWTWAELNADVDSLARALMAAGLGKGDRVGVWSPNCAEWTLVQYATAKIGAVLVNVNPAYRTHEFSYAVNQSGMRMLVSAESHKTSDYRAMVTETSDQCPDLKQVVFIGTSDWDDLLAGADSVSAGELDERRIGLSPDDPINIQYTSGTTGYPKGATLSHRNILNNGFFTTELINFTHEDRLCIPVPFYHCFGMVMGNLGCTTHGSTMVIPAPAFDAAITLQTVQDERCTGVYGVPTMFIAMQSHPDFGTYDLSSLRTGVMAGSICPVEVMKRCIDDMHMTEVSIAYGMTETSPVSCQTRSDDDLERRTASIGRAHPHVEIKVVDPATGEVVERGETGEFCTRGYSVMLGYWPLRDASSLGSSGQVDEAKTSEAIDSDKWMHTGDLAVMRDDGYCTIVGRIKDMVIRGGENIYPREIEEFLYTHPDVEDVQVIGVPDEKYGEELCAWIKMRAGAEPLDADAVRAFCSGKLAHYKAPRYVKVVDDFPITVTGKIRKIEMREQSAKELGLA
- a CDS encoding MFS transporter, which encodes MSTQSPSSAGHPAAAGQNGPVSTPPGIVKVVFASLVGTAVEWYDFFLYGSAAALVFGTLFFPESEPVTATLLAFGTYALGFVARPLGGVVFGHFGDRVGRKKMLVVALMMMGVATFAIGLLPTYASIGIAAPILLLVCRLLQGFAVGGEWGGAVLMAAEHGDEKNRGFWSSWPQAGVPLGNLLATGVLFLLAAVQSDADFEAWGWRIPFLLSAVLVLIGLYVRLQLEESPVYAEAKAEIAEKKQADSHLPILEVIKTYPKEVLIAMGMRMAENISYYIFTVISISYVTTYLEADKSLILKMLLIAAGFQFFLIPALGALSDRVGRRPLYLTGAVGVGVWGFVFFGLLDSMSPGKVLLAVTVGLIFHSLMYAPQAAFFSELFGTSVRYTGASVGYQLASIFAGALAPIIALELLGTVEEKNTTAVGIYVAIASVITIVAVLCAKETRGSSLRHDRVVRDAHR
- a CDS encoding S8 family serine peptidase, which translates into the protein MTLGTTRTTRTASRRRALRAALVPLLVATLAASTMALTSSADADDTSVTELYLVTLTEPGSAAPEAQATLAAEQDVLLSSVAAPAPVYRWTTALNGFATQLTVEQAAMLSADESVVLVEPDAILPLAAAPRTASSATSMASPAKANRRPRGGAGVVVGVIDSGIAPESPVFADTPALGREPERFAGGCSTGQDWTTDICNRKLVGARWYVDGFGVDRVRSSESLSPRDVTGHGTQVASVAAGNAGVSVAADDWSGTFGGVAPQARIAAYKACWSAPDPADDGCSTADLVTAIDAATADRVDVLNLSVAGPTAFDTVERALLGATENDIAVIAAAGNDARHQYAAHPAPWVTTVGALAGSIRAGRVSVQGGPKLEGATRAVESSGRARIALATNVAASGASQRAASQCRAGSLDASLAAGTIVVCSRGGNARVEKSQTVQHADGVGMVLVNRTRGTVADDFHSLPTVHLEARQGRVLLHWLRRHPAAEATLRPLDRPAAPPRLARWSAPGDPTAGTVKPDLVATATGVLGAVPSATGRRWDLFTGTSAAAAQVSGVAALVRARHRDWTADLVRSAIATTAVPVGRAPNGLEQGAGRSAAKVAARPGLAFPVGPSSFRDYLVGDRAGAALNTPSMLIRGHHTLTRRVTNVSSRPMYYSSRAVGFTNHRVMVQPAAMTLRPGQSTTFSVDVTGPTGPHPLDAGQVVWTSARGTTVRVPVVLVR